The segment ATGGAGTAAGGCGCTTGTCAATATGCTTGCATGCAGCATCCATATTTTTAGCATTCTCAAATTCTTTATCCTTGTATATTCTTTCTTCAATAAATATTTTTTCAAGAGAAGCAAGATGTAAACCTTCTTCAAGTTCTGATTTCCTTATTTCTAACTCTTTTTGAAGGAGATCTAATGTATTATCAACAGACTTTTTAAGGACATCACTAACCGTTAGGAAATGAGGTTTATTGTCGTCAATAACGCAGCAATTGGGTGATATACTTACTTCACAATCAGTAAAAGCATAAAGAGCATCAATCGTTTTGTCAGAAGATACACCAGAGGGTAGATGAACAATGATTTCTACATTGGCAGAAGTGTTATCATCTACTTTTCGTATTTTAATTTTTCCTTTATCTACAGCTTTTAGTATAGAATCGATGACAGAAGTGGTTGTTTTACCAAAGGGTATTTCTGTAATAGAAAGTGTTCTATTGTCAATCTTGTTGATTTTTGCTCTTACTTTAACATTGCCTCCTCTTTCACCATCATTATATCTAGCTACGTCAACATATCCTCCTGTTTGAAAATCGGGATATAAGGTAAACTTTTTGCCATTGAGATAATTGATAGAAGCTTCGCAGAGTTCGTTAAAGTTGTGTGGTAAAATTTTGGAAGATAAACCTACAGCGATACCTTCTGCACCTTGAGCTAAAAGCAGAGGGAATTTGAGAGGTAAAGTTATCGGTTCTTTATTTCTTCCATCGTAAGATTTTTGCCACTCTGTCGTTTTAGGGTTAAACACTACTTCTAAAGCAAATTTAGATAATCGAGCCTCAATATAACGAGGTGCTGCCGCACGGTCACCAGTAAGAATATTTCCCCAGTTACCTTGGCAGTCAATTAGAAAATCTTTTTGTCCTAGCTGAATAAGAGCATCTCCAATAGAAGCATCTCCATGAGGGTGGAATTGCATAGTATGACCAACTATATTGGCAACCTTGTTGTATCTCCCATCATCCATTCTTTTCATAGAATGTAGAATACGACGTTGCACGGGTTTTAAACCATCATTAATATGTGGTACTGCACGTTCTAGTATAACATATGAAGCATAATCTAAGAACCAGCTTTCATACATGCCAGTTAGATGATGTTTTATATTTTCTGGAGAAGATGAATTATTGGGTTGGTCAATTTGATTATTCTCTGAATTATTACGAATATCATCGCTCATAAAGATTGTTTTCCTCCTGTTTTAACACCTAATTATCAAAAATACATCAATTTTAGCATGATGTGTTGACAAAAATACGAATTTAATTGAAAAATTCACTTACTTTGCATTTAATTTATAGGCCGTTAGGCACCTATCGATAGGTAGAAAATGTAAATTTATTAATGATATTTTAAGATGGCACAAGAAGATGTTTTTAAAAAATTAGTTTCGCATTGTAAAGAATATGGATTTGTTTTCCCTTCCAGTGATATTTATGATGGACTCGGGGCCGTATATGATTATGGTCAAATGGGTGTAGAATTGAAAAATAATATCAAAAAATACTGGTGGGATAGTATGGTTCTACTTCACGAAAACATTGTGGGCATCGATTCAGCTATCTTCATGCATCCAACTATTTGGAAAGCTTCAGGTCACGTTGATGCATTTAATGACCCTTTAATTGACAATAAAGACTCTAAAAAACGCTATCGTGCTGACGTGTTGGTTGAAGACCAGCTAGCTAAGTATGATGAGAAAATTGATAAAGAAGTTAAAAAGGCTGCAAAACGCTTTGGTGATGCTTTTGATGAAGAACAATTTAGAGCAACTAATCCTCGTGTATTAGCGAATCAAGAAAAGAGAGATGCACTACATGAACGTTTTGCAAAAGCTCTTAATGATAATGATTTGACTGAATTACGACAGATCATTGTTGATGAAGAGATTGTTTGCCCTATTTCTGGAACAAGAAACTGGACAGAAGTGCGTCAGTTTAATTTGATGTTCTCTACAGAAATGGGTTCTACTGCTGAAAGTGCAATGAAAGTTTATCTTCGTCCTGAAACAGCTCAAGGCATTTTTGTGAACTATATGAATGTTCAGAAGAGTGGTCGTATGAAGATTCCATTCGGTATAGCTCAAATAGGTAAAGCTTTCCGTAATGAGATTGTTGCTCGTCAGTTTATATTCCGTATGCGTGAATTTGAACAAATGGAAATGCAGTTTTTTGTACGTCCAGGTTCAGAACTAGAATGGTTTGAAATGTGGAAAGCTCAGCGTTTGAAATGGCATGAAAACCTAGGTTTAGGTCATGAAAACTACCGCTTCCATGATCATGATAAGTTAGCTCACTATGCTAATGCTGCAACTGATATTGAATACCTTATGCCTTTTGGTTTTAAAGAAGTAGAAGGTATCCACTCTCGTACAGATTTTGACTTATCTCAACACGAAAAGTTCTCAGGTAAGAGTATTAAATACTTTGATCCAGAATTAAATAAATCATATGTTCCTTATGTGGTGGAAACATCTATTGGGTTAGACCGTATGTTCTTAAGTATAATGGCTGGTTCATTCTGTGAAGAAGAACTAGAAAATGGATCTCGTGTTGTATTGAAGTTACCTGCTGCTTTAGCTCCTGTTAAATTAGCTGTTCTTCCACTAGTGAAGAAAGATGGTCTTCCAGAAAAAGCTAGAGAAATTATTGATGATTTGAAGTTCCACTTCAATTGTCAATATGATGAAAAAGACTCAATTGGTAAACGTTACCGTAGACAAGATGCTATTGGTACCCCATATTGTATTACCGTAGATCATGATTCTTTGAAAGACAATTGTGTAACTCTAAGAAATCGTGATACAATGGAACAAGAAAGAGTAGCAATTGCTGATTTAAATAATATAATCGCAGATAGAGTAAGTATTACTTCTCTTCTAAAGAAACTACAATAACTATGAAAATAAAACATTTATTACTTACTGTTTTTGTTCTTGGATTTATAGCTACTTCTTGTAGTGAATCGAAGGAGGATGGAGTATATGCTAACTGGAGGGAGAGAAATGAAAATTTCGTAGATTCAATAGCAAATGTCTATGATAGTAAACAGGATCCAACTTTAAAAAGAGTTGAAGATACTCGAAATAGAGGATTTTATGTTTACTATAAAGTGATTAAAGAATCTACACTGCCTGTAGAGGAAAAAAATAAACCTTTTCTTACTAGCATAGTAAATGTTTATTATCGAGGATTGTTGATTGACGAAGAAGTTATAGGTAAATTACCTGTAGAAAATCGCTACTTATATAAGGCCTATAAGAATTTACCAAAATTTGATGGTAATTTTGATAATGAGGATCCTGATGTAGATATAGATCAGGTAACAGAATTTACTGTGAATGGCTTAGTATCTGGGTTTACTGAGGTTTTACAACATATGAATGTAGGAGACAGATGGGAAATTTACATTCCAAGTAGATTAGGGTATGGTAATAATAATAATGGAGCTATACCTGGCTATTCTACATTAATATTTGATGTAACATTACAAGAAATTGTAAAACAATAAGTTTCTATTATATAACAAAAAAGACTGTCTTTTATAAGGCAGTCTTTTTTTGTTTTGTAATTATAGACAGAGTTGGTTTTTTGTGACCAAAATCGATGTCTGTGCCAGGTTATAGTGATTTTATTGAGCTTGTTTTAGTTTTGATTTGCATCGATATATACTATTTAGAGTATAAAGGTTGTAACAGAGTTATAATCATATTCTATCGGTGTCAAGAGTGTAACATGTCGGTGTCATGTCATCATCATGTCGGTGTCATACTCGCATTGCCAATTTTTAAAAAGTGGTGTATTCTTTTTATTTTAGTATTCCGATTACTGTTTTTGAGTATAAAAAAAGCCTATTCAGTTAATTCTGAATAGGCTTTGATTTTTGTTGGTTGTCTTTTATAATATATATCTATTTAGTAATTCAGACCATATTTTATATCCCTCCTCTGTAAGGTGTAACCCATCATTTGTTAATTCTGGGCGTAATTGATTAGTCCCATTAATTATGAAGTAATCATAGGCGTCTACTATATCCAATTGATATTTGCTTGCTAACTCTTTTAAGAATGTGTTAAATTCTTGAATTGTCTCAGATTTTCCTTTTAATAAGCGATACCAACTTTTCTTTTCATTGAAAGGCATTAAAGTTTGGAGTGTTACTTTGGTATGTGGGGATACTTCTAATATTTTCTGAATTATTTTTTCAATATTTTCTAGTAAGGTGTAATTATTCAAACCTTGAGAAATATCATTAACCCCTACAGATAAGAAAATCTGTTTGGGCTTACCTTGTACGATAGGAGTAAGTCTATTCAGTACTCCTTGTGTGTTGTCTCCTATAATTCCTCTATTGATGATTCGTTTGCTATGGAGTTTCTTATTCCAGTTTCCTCCATTTTCTATGTGGCTATCTCCTAGAAAAACAATATCTCGTGAAGTGATTTTCTTTTCATTTTCAAATTGTGTATTTCTCTCAGCATAATGGTTGAGATATCCTTCATTACCAGCTGTTCCTACAGATGCTGCCACTATATTAGCAATTTGTTTTCTTAGTCTTATTGTTTTACCCTTGTCGTAAGGATGTACAGCATTGGTTAATAGGATAAGAGCCAAGTTGTTTTTTTGATTAATGAGTATTGATGTGCCTGTATATCCCGTATGACCATAGGTCTCATCGCTGAAAAGATCTCCTTTATTTGAAGAATAAGGAGAATTCATATCCCACCCTGGTGTCCTACCAAAAGAGGATAGTCCGAAAGGTAAATGACTCATTTTTTCTACTGATGCAGGGCTTAATATTTGAATTTTATTTGCTTTTCCTTTATTAATAAATATAGAGGTTAAAAGAGCTACTTCCTCTGCTGTTGAAAATAAGCCTGCATTACCTGAAATGCCTTGATTCATAATTCTAGCAAGAGGATCGTGCACGTTTCCCAATAAGAGAGTTCCATCCTTTAAAAGCTCGGTTGGAGCACATAAAGCTTTGAGGTTATCGCTAGGATTGAATGTTGTAAAAGAGAGTTTCAGAGGTCTATAAATGTTGTCTTGGGTAAACTCTTGTAAAGATTGTTGAGATATAGTTTCAATAATGTATTGGAGCGTGATATAATTCAAGCAGCTATATGTCATTTGAGTTTTAGGTTCATAGAGTCTGTTACAGGTACTAATATATTCTTTTAAGACCTCTTTAAGATCCCCTTTTTGATTCATCAGTTCTGATACGGGTGCATAGGCAGGTAATCCTGAAGTGTGTGTAAGCAAGTCTATAATTTGAATTGATTTTGTTATTGAATCATTTTTAAAAGACTTGAATTTAGGTATGAAATCTTCTACAGGGTCTGTTAAGGTGAGGTATCCTCTATCTATTAATATAAACGTACTTATGGCTGTGGCTAAAGGTTTCGTGCAGGAAGCCAAGTCGAAGACTGTGTGTATATCCATAGGGATAGGTGTGGGGTATACCTGTTTGTTTCCAAAAGCTTTCAGGTAACCCACTTTATTTTCTCTTACGATAGCAATAACAGCTCCAGGTATCTCTTTCTTATCCATAGCATCGTTGACTACTCTATCTATATTAGATAATTGAACTGTATTTAAATTGACGCTCTCTGGAATAACAACTGGCAACTTTTGAGCTGCCAGTTGTTGAGTTATAATAAGAAATAATAATAGAATATGATAATGTTTTTTCATTACTAGTGGTTTTGCTTGTAGAAGTCGGTGGCTTTTTTTACAGAGCCGTGTGTAATTAAGAGTTCTTTTGCTTCTTCATAAGGTAATCCAAGTTCCTCAACAATCATATTGGTTCCTCTGTCAACTAGTTTTTTGTTGCTCAGTTGCATGTTTACCATCTTGTTTCCTTTTACTCTTCCCATTTTGATCATAACGGAAGTAGTGATCATGTTGAGGATCATTTTTTGTCCTGTACCCGATTTCATTCTAGAACTGCCCGATACATATTCGGGACCTACTATCATTTCAATAGCTACATCTGCCTCTGCTGCCATAGGAGAGTCTGGGTTACTGCTTATGCTTCCCGTAAGGATTCCATGTTTTCTGGCTTCTCTTAAAGCTCCAATAACATAAGGGGTGGTACCAGAAGCAGCAATACCAATAACTGTATCTTTTTCGTTTATACCATGTTCTTGGAGTTCTTCCCAACCTCTTTTTTCATCATCTTCTGCGTTTTCCACAGGATTTCTAAGAGCGATATCTCCTCCCGCAATAAGTCCTATAACATAAGTAGGAGGCATACCAAAGGTGGGGGGGATTTCTGAGGCGTCTAAGACTCCTAAGCGTCCACTAGTTCCAGCACCCATATAAAATATTCGTCCACCTTCTTGCATACGAGGAACAATTTGGGAAACTAGTTTATCGATTTGTGGTATACACTTCTGTACAGCAAGTGCTACTTTTTGATCTTCCTGATTGATATCTTCTAGTATTTCTCGTACAGATTTTTTCTCTAAATTTTCATAAAGAGAAGGTTGTTCTGATATTTTTACGAAACTCATAATTATTTGCTTAAGTGATATTTGATAAGTCCTTGCATTGGACTTTTTAATATTTGTCCAACTTTAATGCCCTTTAATTCTGCTGCTTCTCTTAATATAGACTCATAATGAAAGGAAACAGAACCGATAAAATGAACCGATTCTTTTTTGTAGTTGTATTGCATGACATTCTTTTGGAAAAAGTCCATAAAGCTATTCAGCACCAAGTTGTGAACTGAAGCATCTGTAATATGTTTCTTGATAAAAGGAGACACACTAGCTAAAAAACGATTTGGAAATGATTCTCTATATACTCGATGAATGATATCTCCAATAGCAAGGTCATATTCTTTTAAGAATTCTTCTTTTAGTCCTTTGGTTAATTGATTTTTTAATAAACTTCCAATGAAAAGTTTTCCTAAAACAGCTCCACTGCCTTCATCTCCCAAAATAAACCCTAGAGGGGATACATTTTCTACAATTTTAGTTCCATCGTAAGCACACGAGTTAGAGCCAGTTCCTAGAATACAAGCGATACCCGATTCTCTTCCACATAGAGCATGTGCGGCAGCTAGCATGTCTGAGTTTACTACTATTTCACTACAATTGATATGTCTTTTTATAGCTTGAGAAACTATTCTAATTTTATCATCAAAAGCACATCCTGCTCCATAAAAATAGACACCATCAAAAGTTGAATTTGGTAAATAAGGTAATAGATTATTTTCTATTTCTTGAGCGATATCTTCTTCGGTTTGGAAAAAAGGATTGATGCCTTTGGTAGTAACAAGTTGAGTTGTTTTGTCGTCTTTAATAATGGTCCAATCTGTTTTTGTTGAACCGCTGTCAGCGATAAGTATCATATTTGTGTGTAATATTATATTTTAATGTAGATTTTACGTTTGTATAGTTGGTATCCTATTACCCAGTTTAGCGCAACAAAGAGCAGAGCATATGCTAATGAACCAGCATAAGCTCCAAGTGTGGGCTTTAAAACAATGCTGTACATAAAGTTATGTATGCTGATTGATCCATCACCATAGGGAAAAAGGATGCTTCCAAAGCAAATGGTTAGAAAGGCTCCCATGACATACATGAATAAAGGATTAACCCCGAAGGATTCGAAGAATAGACTCCATCTCTTATAGCCTTTAATATCTATTATCCAGATGAGGAGAGCCAATAATGTTGAGGCTAAGCCACATGTTGTTAACACAAAAGTAGGAGACCATATTTTTTTATTGATTGGACAGCCATAGCTGAGTAAAAGTCCTACGAAAGTAAGAATTGAACCCATAATGAAAAGAAATTCAACTTTACTATGGATATCTTTTTTCTCGGTAAATATTTTTCCAACAAAAAAGCCTAACAAAACATGAGCAATAGCTGGTATGGTGCTGACAAGTCCTTCTGGATCTATGCCATTGTCTTTATACATATGATTCTCACCCAATATAGCTTTATCGACTATGGATAAGATATTGGTTTCATTGTATTCAAAACCATTACCTAAGAATAAAATAAAGGTATAGACTATTAATATGCCCACAATTAGTGTGGGTATGTATTTGTGTTTTATCGTTAAGGCTATGATTGCCGTAGCACAATATGTAAGAGCTAACCTTGGCATCACACCTAATATTCTTAAATTTTCAAAAACAAATATAGATTGAGATAATCGTTCAAAAATGCTGATGTCTGCTGAAGCAAGACTATTCCAAGTTCTTAAAAAGAGAGAGAACCAAGCTATTCCTAAACCGATAGCAAAAATAATAATGGTACGTTTCAATATTTTCAGGGCTGCTTCTTTGGAAAACTCAAACTTATATTTCCTTAGTGAGAAATAAGTTGATATGCCCATGATAAACATAAAAAAAGGAAATACTAAATCTGTTGGAGTTAATCCATTCCATTCAGCATGTCCTAGTGGAGCATAAATGCTACCCCAGCTTCCTGGATTATTTACTAAAATCATTCCTGCAATAGTAATACCACGGAGAATATCTAAAGCAAGTAAGCGTTGGTTCTCTTTCTTTATCATATGAATAGTTTATTCAGTTTTTACAGATGTACATTTGTCTACTAAATAGACGATTGAAGCATAGGGGATGCCAGAATTAGTAGTAAGACCTATTTCACAGGTTCTACTATTAGAATATCCCATTTGTATATTGTTCTCTTCAATTTGTGGCTTAAGTTTTCTGAGAGCATAAGAGTTTACTTCTGGATTGGTAAAGCCTTTATCTCCAGCAAAGCCGCAACATCCCACTTCTTCGGGAACAAAAACATGAGTTGAGCAAAGCTTAGCTAGATTTATTATTTGATCAGCAATACCCATTTTACGCATAGAACAAGTTACATGGACAGCTACAGGAGTATTGACTGGCTTAAATTCTAGTTTGTCTTTTAGGAACGTATAAATGAATTCAGCTGGCTCATAAAGCTTCATTTTACTGATACAAGTTTTCATTCGGTACAAACAAGGGCTTTGATCACATAGAACTGGGTACTCTCCATGATTACTTGCTTCCCAAAGAGCATCCTCTAATTCTTTAACTTTTCTATCCGCAATTTCTGGCATACCTTTACTTTCCCATATTGTACCACAGCATAACTTACTTAAGCCTTCTGGGAAAATAATCTCGTAACCCGATTTATGTAGTAGAGAAGCCATTTTGTTGATAAGTGGTAACTCTTCTGGAGATTTCTTTTCTAGACCCATAGTCTGGTTAATACAGCTAGGGAAGTATACTACTTTTTTAGGCGATTTTAGAGTTAAAACTTTAGCTTTATTAGGGTAATAAGGCTTTGGCATGGCTGGAGTCCATTGAGGAACTTTGAATGCTTTGTGCATACCTCTTGTTATCGAGCTCATTAAAGATGTACCTAGAACCGAATGAGCAGCATTGGCTACTGACAATGTGGGTCTTAGTACACTCTTAATTCCTGCGAAATGGTTGGCAACATAGTCTCCAATCTTATATCCAAAACCGTTAGTAGGGATATTCATTTCTCTCAATACATGAGTTAAATCACCTACATTAATTTTCATAGGACAAGATGTAGAGCATAGTCCATCACCTGCACAAGTTTGTTCTCCTAAATATTTATATTGTTTCTTCAAAAGGTTAACTCTCTCAGGATCGGAGTTCTCTCTCTCTAAACGAGAAATTTCTCGTTGAATAACTATTCTTTGTCTTGAAGAAAGAGTAAAACCACAGGTTAAACAATTGATCTCGCAAAAGCCACACTCAATACATTTATCAACGATAGGATGTGTAAGAGGTAGTGGTTTGAAGTTTTTGATATGACATTTAGGATCATCATTAAAGATTACACCCGGATTAAGCATATTATTAGGGTCAAAAAGCTCTTTTATCTGCTTCATTACCATAAAAGCTTTTTCTCCCCATTCGTATTTTACATATGGAGCCATGTTACGACCTGTACCATGTTCTGCTTTAAGCGATCCATCATACTTATCAACGACAAGTACTTTAACATCCTCCATTAACTCTTCATATCGGTCAACTTCTTCTTGAGAATCAAAAGATTGATTAATGATGAAATGGAAGTTTCCTTCAAGAGCATGCCCATAGATACAAGCATCATCATATTTGTGTTTTCTTAGTAGATCTTGTAGTTCAGCAGTTGCCTCAGGTAAGTTTTCTATATGGAATGCTACGTCTTCAATTAAGCAAGTTGTACCCAATTCACGTGTACCACCCACTGCAGGGAAAATACCAGCACGAATTGCCCAATACTTAGAGTACTCATTTGGATCATCCGTGAAGTGTATAGGAATATAAGTATCAAATTCTTGAAGTGCATCTGTGATAACTTGGATGTTTTTATCTAATTCTTCTTTGGTTACAGCCATTGTTTCTGTTAGCACAGCTGTAAGTCCAACACCTGTTGGGTCGTTAACCGATGAAAGAGATTTTTCGTCTAATAGCTCAGCTCCTTTAACAATCCATTCACCTTTTTCATTGGCTATTTTTTTCATTTTTACAACAGCACGACAAGCCTCTTTTATATCGCTGAAATAGAGCATACCACTGGCTTTATATGGATAATCATATCCCGTAGCCATAGTAAATTCTGAAGCAAAAGCTAATGTCCCTTCGGAGCCTACAAGTAAGTGTGCTATGATATCAAAAGGATCATCATAAGCAATTAAAGGTCTAATATTAAGTCCTGTTACATTTTTGATAGAATACTTATAGCGTATTCTTTCAGCTAGTTGACTATCAGCTTTTACTTTATCTCTTAATTTTTCGATGCCTTTAATAAACTCAGGATGTGATTGGGTGAAATTGTCACGACTCTCTTTACTGCCTGTATCTAACGTTGTACCATCAGCAAAGACCATACGAACAGATTTTAAAACCTTGTCACTGTTGGCATGTGTACCACAGTTCATCCCAGAAGCATTATTCATAATAATACCCCCTACCATTGCACTTTTTACAGATGCAGGGTCTGGTGAGAATATCCGTCCATAAGGTTTCAAGATTTCATTTACTCTTTGTCCTATAATACCCGGTTGAAGAGTAATTTCTTGATGATCCGATGAAATCTTATAGTTCTCCCAGTTTTTACCAGCCACCATAAGGATAGAGTCGCTAATTGCTTGACCCGATAAGCTTGTTCCTGCTGCTCTAAAAGTAACAGGTAGTTGATATTTATTAGATAAAGCCATTAGTTTAGAAACTTCTTCTTCTGATTTAGGTCGTAAGATAACTTGAGGGATCAAACGATAAAATCCAGCGTCAGTGCCCCACGCTAATCTGCGTAGTTCGTCCGTATAAATCCGTTCTTTAGGAATGATGTTTTCCGCTTCATCTAAAAAATCTTTGTAATTCTTTTGTGTTCTCATAGTGATATAAATAAAAAATAATTCTTACTTATAAAGGTAATATTTTTTGGATAGCTTCATAAAATCTGCCACATCTTTATTCCAATAGTCTTTAACATCGTTCCAGTTGTTGTTTTGACTAAACTTTTCTCTTATATAATTAGAACCACTAACCTTATCAAACATATTGAATCTCGACTTGTTACAGTTGTCAAAAATTTTCTTGTCAGGATATAGATTAGCAACCTCTTGCATTATATAAAACTGGATTTCACTTAAATTAGCTTTCTTATAATTAACTACATGAACTTGAACTCCTTGTAGATGTTCACCTTTGCCAACTGAATAGAAAGGCTTTAGGTGTATAGGTCTGAACTTTATACCAGGTAAGTTTAGTTGATTCATTCTTTGTGCAAACTCTTCTGCTTTAATCCATGGGGCTGCAAACATTTGAAAAGGTATAGTATAACCTACTCCTATAGACATATAGCCAAGTTCTCCTAAAATTCCAGAAATAGGGTAGAATACAGCAGAATGAGGATGTGGAATATGAGGAGAAGAAGGAACCCATTGTAGACCGGTGTCTTCATAAGTCATTTTCCTTTTCCACTTTTTCATTTTTACAACTTTCAAGTCACAAGGCTTTTCTGACATAAATTCCTTATTAATGAGTAGTGCTAGTTCTCCACAAGTTAAGCCGTAGAGATATGGAATTTTGAATTGGCTAACAAAAGAGATATAAGGGTCCTCGACTAAATTACCTTCTACTTTGTTTCCTCCCAATGGATTTGGTCTATCTAAGACAATAAACTCTTTATCATTTTCTGCTGCTGCTTCCATTGCTACGCCCATAGTACTGATGTAAGTAAAAGAACGACAAC is part of the Bacteroides coprosuis DSM 18011 genome and harbors:
- a CDS encoding glycyl-tRNA synthetase (COGs: COG0423 Glycyl-tRNA synthetase (class II)~InterPro IPR002314:IPR004154:IPR002315~KEGG: bfs:BF0354 glycyl-tRNA synthetase~PFAM: Aminoacyl-tRNA synthetase, class II (G/ H/ P/ S), conserved domain; Anticodon-binding~SPTR: Glycyl-tRNA synthetase;~TIGRFAM: Glycyl-tRNA synthetase, alpha2 dimer~IMG reference gene:2504106203~PFAM: Anticodon binding domain; tRNA synthetase class II core domain (G, H, P, S and T)~TIGRFAM: glycyl-tRNA synthetase, dimeric type) encodes the protein MAQEDVFKKLVSHCKEYGFVFPSSDIYDGLGAVYDYGQMGVELKNNIKKYWWDSMVLLHENIVGIDSAIFMHPTIWKASGHVDAFNDPLIDNKDSKKRYRADVLVEDQLAKYDEKIDKEVKKAAKRFGDAFDEEQFRATNPRVLANQEKRDALHERFAKALNDNDLTELRQIIVDEEIVCPISGTRNWTEVRQFNLMFSTEMGSTAESAMKVYLRPETAQGIFVNYMNVQKSGRMKIPFGIAQIGKAFRNEIVARQFIFRMREFEQMEMQFFVRPGSELEWFEMWKAQRLKWHENLGLGHENYRFHDHDKLAHYANAATDIEYLMPFGFKEVEGIHSRTDFDLSQHEKFSGKSIKYFDPELNKSYVPYVVETSIGLDRMFLSIMAGSFCEEELENGSRVVLKLPAALAPVKLAVLPLVKKDGLPEKAREIIDDLKFHFNCQYDEKDSIGKRYRRQDAIGTPYCITVDHDSLKDNCVTLRNRDTMEQERVAIADLNNIIADRVSITSLLKKLQ
- a CDS encoding N-acetylmuramic acid 6-phosphate etherase (COGs: COG2103 sugar phosphate isomerase~HAMAP: N-acetylmuramic acid 6-phosphate etherase~InterPro IPR005488:IPR001347~KEGG: bfs:BF0367 N-acetylmuramic acid-6-phosphate etherase~PFAM: Sugar isomerase (SIS)~SPTR: N-acetylmuramic acid 6-phosphate etherase;~TIGRFAM: N-acetylmuramic acid 6-phosphate etherase~IMG reference gene:2504106206~PFAM: SIS domain~TIGRFAM: N-acetylmuramic acid 6-phosphate etherase), producing MSFVKISEQPSLYENLEKKSVREILEDINQEDQKVALAVQKCIPQIDKLVSQIVPRMQEGGRIFYMGAGTSGRLGVLDASEIPPTFGMPPTYVIGLIAGGDIALRNPVENAEDDEKRGWEELQEHGINEKDTVIGIAASGTTPYVIGALREARKHGILTGSISSNPDSPMAAEADVAIEMIVGPEYVSGSSRMKSGTGQKMILNMITTSVMIKMGRVKGNKMVNMQLSNKKLVDRGTNMIVEELGLPYEEAKELLITHGSVKKATDFYKQNH
- a CDS encoding beta-lactamase (COGs: COG1680 Beta-lactamase class C and other penicillin binding protein~InterPro IPR001466:IPR001087~KEGG: bfs:BF0366 putative beta-lactamase/acylhydrolase~PFAM: Beta-lactamase-related; Lipase, GDSL~SPTR: Putative beta-lactamase/acylhydrolase;~IMG reference gene:2504106205~PFAM: GDSL-like Lipase/Acylhydrolase; Beta-lactamase), with translation MKKHYHILLLFLIITQQLAAQKLPVVIPESVNLNTVQLSNIDRVVNDAMDKKEIPGAVIAIVRENKVGYLKAFGNKQVYPTPIPMDIHTVFDLASCTKPLATAISTFILIDRGYLTLTDPVEDFIPKFKSFKNDSITKSIQIIDLLTHTSGLPAYAPVSELMNQKGDLKEVLKEYISTCNRLYEPKTQMTYSCLNYITLQYIIETISQQSLQEFTQDNIYRPLKLSFTTFNPSDNLKALCAPTELLKDGTLLLGNVHDPLARIMNQGISGNAGLFSTAEEVALLTSIFINKGKANKIQILSPASVEKMSHLPFGLSSFGRTPGWDMNSPYSSNKGDLFSDETYGHTGYTGTSILINQKNNLALILLTNAVHPYDKGKTIRLRKQIANIVAASVGTAGNEGYLNHYAERNTQFENEKKITSRDIVFLGDSHIENGGNWNKKLHSKRIINRGIIGDNTQGVLNRLTPIVQGKPKQIFLSVGVNDISQGLNNYTLLENIEKIIQKILEVSPHTKVTLQTLMPFNEKKSWYRLLKGKSETIQEFNTFLKELASKYQLDIVDAYDYFIINGTNQLRPELTNDGLHLTEEGYKIWSELLNRYIL
- a CDS encoding peptidylprolyl isomerase FKBP-type (COGs: COG0545 FKBP-type peptidyl-prolyl cis-trans isomerase 1~InterPro IPR001179~KEGG: bth:BT_3612 putative FKBP-type peptidyl-prolyl cis-trans isomerase FkpA~PFAM: Peptidyl-prolyl cis-trans isomerase, FKBP-type~SPTR: Peptidyl-prolyl cis-trans isomerase;~IMG reference gene:2504106204~PFAM: FKBP-type peptidyl-prolyl cis-trans isomerase), translated to MKIKHLLLTVFVLGFIATSCSESKEDGVYANWRERNENFVDSIANVYDSKQDPTLKRVEDTRNRGFYVYYKVIKESTLPVEEKNKPFLTSIVNVYYRGLLIDEEVIGKLPVENRYLYKAYKNLPKFDGNFDNEDPDVDIDQVTEFTVNGLVSGFTEVLQHMNVGDRWEIYIPSRLGYGNNNNGAIPGYSTLIFDVTLQEIVKQ